From the genome of bacterium, one region includes:
- a CDS encoding PorV/PorQ family protein: MTKWLVTLIIFLSFVEDGLSLPIDLQLGARPQGMGGAFVAMVDDVNAAYWNPAGLTQIKTFEAAFMHVNPFSIEEASIDFSSLAIPTDQKGAFGISWIHQGAELEEGRGQTYKKSDMSENIFVLSLARKIMPELSCGVNIKRLRIDSEVGGGGGFGYDLGLLYTTPHIAFLNNFSFGMMARNVFTDLKDESVPTTLRMGVATKVYYDRINIAADMEKKKEVNKEKNSYQFHFGGEYAITRNVLFRLGNDDGDWTYGVGFLLYNWELDYAFYRIKEYDLDYSHRISATIKF; this comes from the coding sequence ATGACAAAATGGTTAGTGACTCTCATTATTTTCTTAAGTTTTGTAGAAGATGGTCTTAGTTTGCCAATAGATTTACAGTTAGGTGCCAGACCGCAAGGTATGGGTGGGGCATTTGTAGCGATGGTAGATGATGTCAATGCCGCCTACTGGAATCCAGCCGGATTAACTCAAATTAAAACCTTCGAGGCGGCATTTATGCATGTGAACCCTTTTAGTATAGAGGAAGCAAGTATTGATTTCTCATCATTAGCCATACCAACAGATCAAAAAGGTGCTTTTGGTATTAGCTGGATTCATCAAGGGGCAGAATTAGAGGAGGGTAGGGGACAAACATATAAAAAATCTGATATGTCAGAAAATATCTTTGTATTGTCTCTTGCCCGTAAGATTATGCCTGAACTTTCCTGTGGGGTAAATATTAAAAGGCTAAGAATAGATTCTGAGGTAGGTGGTGGCGGTGGATTTGGGTATGATCTGGGATTGCTTTATACAACACCACATATTGCCTTTCTGAATAACTTTTCTTTTGGAATGATGGCTCGAAATGTATTTACTGATTTAAAAGATGAATCTGTCCCTACGACTTTGAGAATGGGTGTAGCAACAAAGGTGTATTATGACCGAATAAACATAGCGGCTGATATGGAAAAGAAAAAAGAAGTCAACAAAGAGAAAAATTCATATCAATTCCATTTTGGAGGCGAATATGCCATAACCCGTAATGTTTTATTCCGTCTTGGAAATGATGATGGCGATTGGACTTATGGAGTAGGATTCCTACTTTATAACTGGGAATTAGATTATGCCTTCTATCGCATCAAAGAATACGATTTAGATTATTCCCACCGTATTTCCGCTACCATAAAGTTTTAG